TTCACGGATACGAACCTGATGGGGGACCCGTTCCCCGGCTACAAGAAGGTTGTCGAGTTTGACCAGTTTGTTACGTATTCGGGCGAGAACCTCGGCCTGCGTATCTATGATATTGTCGAGACGGATTCCGCGGTGACGTTCAAGGTGGAATGGGAAAATCCGGACCCGATTTCGAGTTCTTCGGAAGAGGTGAGCAGCAGTTCCGCCTTGCCGCCGAGCAGCAGCTATGTATTGCCGCCTAGCAGTAGTTCTGCGGTGCAGTCGAGTAGCAGTACTACGGCCTTACCCGAAATCGCATCTGCTGCGGCCTCGTTGCGTGTCGAGGCGGGCGTCCTCTATGTGGATGTCGGGGCCCCGGGCCAGAAAACTGTCCGCATCTTCGACATGCAGGGGCGCATGGTGCAGAGCAGCGTGTTTACCGGAAATGCGACCTCGATAGGCTTGGGTGGCTTGCCGCATGGCAGCTTCTTTGTCCGGGTTGATACCGGTGCGCGTACCTTGAAGAAGGGTGTTTTTGGAATCAAGTAAATAACCCCAAATTCTCCGAAAAAAAAGGAAAAGCCCATGTAAACTTTTGTACATGGACTTTTTGTCAATATTACTTTGGTTGTGGCCGTGAACTTTCTGCGCGTGGGAATATAGTTTCTTAGTACACACTCAAAGGGAGTTTTGGTATGAGGATGTTTTCCATCGCGAGTGTGTCGCTGGGGCTTGCTATGGCCTCAGCGGCATACGCTTTTACTGTCACCGGAACCGTCAAGGACGAAAGCGGGAAGGCTGTTCAGAACGCTTCCGTTTCGCTTTTGGGCAAGGCTCTTGATACAAAGACCGATGCTACCGGTGCCTTCACAATTCATCAGGACGAGGCTGTCACTCCGGGTGATTCTCTCGGCCAGGGCGAACCGTGCGTTGCTGGCACTCCGGGGTGCGAAGGCGGCTCTGACGCTCTGTTCCAGCAGCGCGCGGCTGTCGGCTACCTCTCCGTGAACGGCGGGGTACTCTCGTTCTCGCAGGGCTCGGGCTCTCCGGTGCACGTGCAGGTTTTCGACATGGTCGGTAACCGCCTGCTAAACGAAACGCTCTATGGTTCCGGCACGGTCGACATGAAGGCCTCCGTGAAGGCGAAGGGCGTGTATTTCGCACGTGTCCGCGTGGGCAATGCCCAGCAGAACTTCCGCTTCACGGCCGACGGTAGCTTCAATGCGACATTCGGCACGAAGACATCGGCGAAGGCCTTGCTCAAGGTGGGCGATAGCGACGACCTTCGCGTTGTTGCCGATGGCTTCGACACGCTGAACGTGAAACTCAATAATCTTGATACGACCCTTGCGCTTACGCTCAAGAAGACCGCTCCTCCGGAGCCGCAGTATGCCTACGGTTGGGGCCTCAAGAACGATCCTGTCCCGACGCGTGGTTGCGGCAAGGATACTAGGCTCGACTACAAGTATCGTGGCGACAAGCCGTATATCGATTTCAAGTGGAGCAAGGGAACGCGCACCGTGCGTATCGATATCCCGAAGAGCTACAACAAGAATAAACCGTACAAGCTTATCTTTGGCATGCAGTGCATGGGCGGCTGGGCCGGCGGCGTGCAGGACGAAGGCTACTATGGCCTGAAACCGTTCGATAAGGATGAATCGGTTATTTTTGTGGCGCCCGAAGGCAACGGAAACCAGGCGCCCTGGGCTCAGGATGATTACCTGTTGTTCGATGAGCTCCTCGCTTATCTCGAAGGCAATTTCTGCATTGACTCTAGCCGCGTGTTCTCTACGGGCTTCAGCTACGGCTCCATGTTCTCTAACGGTCTTTCTTGGAACCATCAGGACGTGCTCCGCGCTGTCGCCGTGTACGAAACTGCCGAACGCAACATCTGGCTCCCGCAGCGCCAGAACAAGGGCATTGGCTGGATGGGCGTGCTTGGCCTCGACGATAACCTCTGCACTCCGGAGATGGGACGCGCCGCCCGCGATATCATCTTGACGCTCAACTCCGAAAATGGAAAGGCGAAGAACGAGCAGGCTCAGGAAGCCCAGCGCAACGCGGCCCACAAGTGCTACGACTACACGACTGTCGAGGAACGCTTCCCTGTCCGCTGGTGCACGCAGTCCGGTGGCCACATCTGGGACCACAAGGATCCGGGCCAGAACAAGTCTTGGGTGCCCGAGACTACCTGGGATTTCTTCAGCAAGTTCTAAACGAAATTCATCCACACTCCAATAACCTCTCCGGCCTTTGCGGCCGGGGAGGTTTCTTGCGTATGCGCGGGGCAAGCGTTGCTTGCCTCATTTTCTATCTTTATATATATGGAATTCAAGCGCTTTGAAGCTTTGATCGAGATGTTCCCGCAGGTGCAGATTTTCAGCACCGAAGGCGAGGACCTGGATAGGGTCATTACTCATTTTTTGAACCAGCAGAAAAATGTCTCCACGATGTCGGAGGCGATGCAGCGCAAGATTCAGCATGCGCTCGCTCCGTTCTTTCAGCAACGGTTTATTAGCCTGCACGACGAAGAAGCCCCGCTGGTACGCCATCTGCTTTTGAAGAAGAAGTTCTTCTTGCAGACGGACCGCTACATCGATGACATGGCTTGGCCGGAGACGGACCCTGCAAAGATAGACGAGGCGCTTGCGATAGCGGAACTTTCGCCGGAAATTCTGGAACGCAAGTTGCTGAGCCTTTCGAATGGTGAACTGCGCCGTGTGCTGCTGGCGCGCATGTGGATGGAAAAGCCCGAGTGGATTTATTTCAATGACTTGTTCGGCGGGCTGGATCCCGAATACCGTAGTCACCTGGCCATGAGCGTGGTGGAACTCTCGAAGCGCCCCGGCGTGAAACTTACCGTGCGCCTTGCCCGCGAAGACGAACTGCTGCCGGAAATACCTGCATTCGTGTATGCGAACAAGACGTTTACGCAGTATGCGGGCGAATTGCCGAGCGCTGCCGCGAAGCCCAAGTTTACGAAGGCGGAACTGAAGGATTACGAAATCGTGGAACTGCACGGTGCGAAGGGAGATCCCCGCCTCCGCGGGGATGACGAGCCTGTTGGCCGCGGGGATGACGATAAAGTTCTCTTCGACCTGAAAAACGTCAACGTGCAGTTCGGCGATACGACGGTACTCAAGAACCTCAACTGGACGGTACGCAAGGGCGAACACTGGGCGGTGATGGGCGAGAACGGTGCCGGCAAGAGTACGCTTCTCGGGATGCTTACTGCGGACCATCCGCAAATCTACAAGAACGATATTACTTTGTTAGGAGAACGCCCCGGGCGCGGGCTCAACATCTGGGACCACAAGGCGAAACTCGGGTTCTTCTCTCCGGAGCTCGCCCTCCAGTACCGCGAGGACCTGAACTTGCAAGAGGTATTGTGCACGGGCTTTACCCCGAACCTCTGCAAGATGGACAACACTACCTGGGAAGAACGCGCGAAGGCGAAGGAGTGGCTGGAGTACTTGGGCTTTAGCGATATTCATGAGCGCTACCGCAATCTCTCGCCGATAGACAAGCGTGTGGTGCTCATGGCACGAGCCGCGATCCGCCCGCCCGAGGTGCTTCTGCTCGATGAGCCTACGCAGGGCCTACAGGGCGAGTACCGCGAAAAGATTTTCAACCTGCTGCAGTTGCTCTCGCACGAGACGACGATAATACTCGTGAGCCACTACGAAGAGGAATGGCCCCCCTGCATGACGCATCTTTTGCGTATGCCTAAATTTTCGACACGGTAAAGATTATGGTGCTGAACGAACAAACTATCATGAATGCCTTGCGAGCGGTGCAGGACCCCGACCTCCACAAGAACATCGTGGAACTCGGCTTTGTCCAAAACCTGAAAATAGAAGGCGACAAGGTGAACTTCGACCTCCGGCTCACGACGCCGGCATGCCCGATCCGCGACAAGTTCAAGGACCAGTGTATAGCCATCGTGAAGAGCCTCGGGGCGAGTGAGGTCGAGGTGACGTTTACCGCTCAGGGCCGAGTAGATGGCGGCAACGCCGCTACGCAGGCACCGAAGACTTCGTATATCGGCGAGGTCTCGCATGTGGTTGCCGTGGCAAGCGGCAAGGGCGGTGTGGGTAAGTCCACGGTGACGGCGAACCTCGCCATGGCCCTGAGTCTTTCCGGTGCCCGCGTCGGCATCCTCGATGCCGACATCTACGGCCCCTCCATGGGTCTCATGTTCGGTATCGATCGCGCTCCCGAGGTTTTCGACGACAATACGATTGCGCCTGTCGAGGCGAAGGGCGGTATCAGCATCGTCAGCATGTGCATGTTCGCCGATAGCGACAAGGCGACCATCTGGCGTGGCCCGATGGTTTCGCAGATGATCCAGCACTTTATCCATCACGTGCGGTGGGGCAAGCTCGACTACCTGCTGGTGGATTTCCCTCCCGGAACGGGCGACATCCAGCTTACGCTCACGCAGAACTGCCCGATGGCAGGTGCCGTGGTGGTGACGACTCCGCAGGAGGTGGCTCTCGCCGACTGCCGCAAGGGGCTTGCGATGTTCGATTCTGTGGGCGTTCCTGTGGTGGGCGTTGTCGAGAACATGAGTTACTTCATTTGCGACCAGTGCGGCAAGCACCACAATATCTTCCGTGAAGGCGGCGGCGAGCGCATTGCCAAGAGCTGGGGCGTGCCGCTCATCGCGAAGGTGCCGCTCGAACCCGCGGTGGCGGGTTGCGGTGACGAAGGTACGCCGGCGGTGCTCCGTTACCCGAACTCCGAGTCGGCGAAGGCCTTTATGCAGGCTGCCGATGCCACGGTGCGCACTTTAGCGATGTTTGAGGCTGAAGGCGACGGCGTGCTCAAGAACTTCAACTTCGAGTTCGAACAACTTCCGGTGGAGGACGCATGATTCAGCCGAAGAAAATATTTAGAACAAAGGACGGACGCCTCGGGTTCGAGTGGAGCGATGGTTCCCGCGGTGCATGCACGATTCGTGCACTCCGGTTGGCTTGCCCCTGTGCTTTGTGTGTCGACGAACATACCGGCGAGAAGTTGCTCGACGATTCTACAATTCCGTGTGATATTCAACTACAGAAGGTGCAATCTATCGGGCGCTATGCTGCAGGGCTTACCTTCAGTGATGGTCACAATTCGGGAATTTACCCTTACGACAAATTGAAAGAATTGACGGAAAAGGCGTAAAAAGCCATATTTGTTTGACCGAAGTTTTCTACTACGTGGATTGACAGGTGTAAAGGTTATGAGTGATTTTAACGAAGCGCTTTATTTTCGCGACCTGAATCGTTATCCGACGCTCTCTCCGCAAGAGGAGATGGCCTTGTTGACGATTATCCGGTCCGACGAGAGCGAGGAAATTCGCAAGTCTGCCCTTCAGCGGCTCATTCGCGGCAATCTTCGCTTTGTGGTCAGCGTTGCTCGTAAATACCAGGGGAGGGGGCTCGCCCTTCTCGACCTCATCAACGAAGGAAACCTTGGCTTGTTCAAGGCTGCCAAGCGCTTTGACATGGACAAGGACGTCAAGTTCATTAGCTACGCCGTGTGGTGGATCCGTCAGTCTATTCAGAAGGCGCTGTTTGAACAGGTCGGTGCGGTTCGCATTCCGCCCAACAAGCTTGCCCTGGTCAACCGCTTCAAGAGAGCACTCATGCTCAACGGCGGTGACTACGACAAGACCATTTCGATGGAAGAATTTGCTCCGTTCGAACGCGATATCGTCGAAGTCATGGAAAAGATTGTCGATATTTCGCTCGATGCGCCTATCGGCGACGATGTCGGTGGCGGCAGTTCGGATTCCGTGAGTACGCTTATGGACGTTCTCGGGTCCGATGGCAACCAGGACGACGACATGGAGAAGGACGAACGCAAGAAGCTCATCCAGGAGACACTTGCTTCGCTTCCGCGTCGCGAAGAAGAAATCTTGCGCATGTTCTACGGACTCGATACCGTGGAAGATACGACTCTTAAGGATATCGGTGAAGACCTGCGCCTCTCCCGCGAGCGCGTCCGCCAGATCAAGAACAAGACCTTGCGCCGTTTGCAGAAGAGCAAGGAACACAAAGAAAAACTCGCGGACTTCCTGGAGCTTTAATGTCCCATTCGTCGGCTTCGGCCCGTAAGGCCGCATATTGGTTTCTGGCGGTGTGCTGCGGAGCCCTACTTGCTTTGGGTGGTTACAAGGCATACGAGGAATTCGGACCGTCCAAGGTCTCGGTCGAGGCCGTGCCGTTCGGGCTGCCTTCCGCGGGCTCTGTCGCCCGTGGCGATACTCCCGATTTGAATGCGGGCGTATCTTCGCTGCCGGTGCAGACGCAGGCCGAACTCCGCCGTGCGGTAGAACTTTCTCATGGTGGTAATTACCAGGCGGCTATCGAGATTTTTGAATCCATCGTGATGATCTACCCGGACATTCTCAAGGTCCAGTGGGAAGAACTTAATACTTTGTTCGAAAAAGACTCCCTTTCGGAACGCGAGGACTACCGCATGAAGCAGTTTGCCGAAATGCTCAAGGCGCGCTATCCGGGTGGAGTTGCCGTGTATATCGAGAGCCGCCTCGCTGCCCGCGCTTCAAACACTACGCTTGCAATCCAGTTGGCTCAGGTTGCTGCCGAAAAGGCGCCTGCACTTTACGATGCGCGCCTTTGGTTTGCCAAGCTCCTGCTGCGCGATGGCAGGCTTGCCCAGGCCGCCGCGGAAAGCCGCACGGCGATAAGCCTTTCTGCCGGCGCCGACCCGCGCGCCTACGAGATCATGGCGAAACTTTATCATGACCAGGGCCAGCTGGACAGTTGCTCTGCCGTGGTGGAATACGCGCTCACGCAGTTCCCGGTGAACATGGAACTGCACCTGCTGCAGGGTTACCTCGCCGAATACCGCGGGCATTTTGACGCGGCGGACAGGATTTACCAGAGGATCCTTGCACTCGACCCGAATTTCAAGAAGGCGTCCGAAGCCGAGGCGACTCTCGGCGAAAAGTCCCCTCCGGGAACGGGAGCCGCGGTGAACCTTACTCCGCGAGACCGCGCGCAGATGGCGGTGGATATCCTTGCCCCGCTCGTGGAACGCTATCCCGAGAACTTGCCGCTTCGCGAGGCCCTCGGGCTTTCGTACCTGAAGGGTCGCGAGTTCGACCGCGCCCGCGCGCAGTTCCAGGAAATCCTGAACCGCGACCCGGAATATCCGGATATCCGCCTGCGCTTGCAGGAGTCGAACGTCACGAAGCCTGCTCCGGTCTCGGCTGCTGACGGGCTTGCGGCGAACCTGAACCGCGCGCTCGATAGCATCAAGGGGACGAATGCTCCCTCGAAGGAACATGACTTCACGACGATGCTCGGACATTACCTTGTCCGCTATGGCGCGACTCCGGGAGAATTCTTCAAGAAGTACGCCATCGGGAACTTCAGGCCAATCAAGACGAACGTGTGGCAGGAAACTTTCTATGAGGGCACGTACAAGCATACCTATACGGTGGTTTTCGATTCGCTCAACCATTTCCGCGAAGTGCACGTGGTCGTTTCCGATTCGTCGGTCAAGTCGAACCACATGGGAATGGCTCCCGAAATCTTTACGCGTCTCTTGAAGCAGAATTCCCGCATCTCGGGTATCGGCAGCAGCACCGGCGAGACGGACTGCGGCGACAGCACCGTGCTCGACGCATCGGTGTGGGAAACGCAGGACAACTTCGAAATCCTTGCACGCGTTGTAGGCAAGCCTTCTGAAATCCGCATGGTGCGCTTTGACAAGACGGCGCTCCCGCCCGGCCTCAAGCTCTGCGACTACATCCCGTACCTGAAGGAATTCTAGACTCGGGCCTTTTTCCCGCGTCCTACTTTTTTGTATCTTTATACCGATGCGTTTATCCCGCTACATGGCGTATGCCCTGCTTGCTTTTGCGGCCTTCCTGTTCGAAGGCTGCACGTGCTGTGCATACCTGAACCACATGTTCAATGCGGAACGCATTTACGACGAGGCTACCGAGATGCGTACCGCGCGTCTCGACAGTGTGCCCGATGCGGAATCTTCTACGCCCTCTACCGAAGAGCGGATGAAATACGACAAGGTCATCGAGAAGGGCTCCCGCGTGCTGGAACGCTTCCCCAAGAACAAGAAGCGTACTGCCGAGGCCGTGTTCCTTATCGGCGAATCGTTCCGCCACAAGGGCGAGTGGGGCAAGGCGATTATCAAGTACGACGAGTTCGAACGCTACTTTGCCGACCACGATTCCATGCGGACTGTTGAGTACCAGCGTGCCTACTGCCTCTACAAGAACCTTGAATATAACATTAGCCGTTTCGCACTCGAGCCGGTCATTGCCGATAAGAATCATCCGTACTACTTCCAGGGACTGAACCTGCTTTCGCTTCTGGACGAACAGTCCGAACATCCGGATCAGGCCATCGAGGCGCTCGAGGCCGTACTTGCCGATACTGCGGGCACTCCGTTCATGAAGGGTAAGGCGCATTTCCGCCTGGCCGGCCTTTACTACAAGAAGGAAAACTGGGACAAGGCTCGCGAGCATTACACTGCGAAAGAGATTGAACTGCTGAATGTGCGTGAGAGGCAGACTTCCGGCGAACAGGCCGCGGAATGCCTTATCAACAAGAAGGAATACTTGAAGGGCGCCGACGAGTACAAGGCTCTCTACAAGAATCCTGAATACGAGAAGAAGCAGGCGGAATATCTGGTGCGCATTGGCGAGGCGACCCTGATGGGAAACCGCTATCCGGACGCGTTCGTGATTTTCCAGAAGGTGAATACGGAATATCCCAAGTCGCAGTTTGCATCGCGCAGTTACTTCAATCTTGGTGACTACGAACAGAACAAGACGCTTGACTACGAGAAGGCGATTGTCTATTACGACAGCAGCTATATCTCGAGATCCATAAGCGAGTGGGCGCAGAAGAGCCGCGAGCGCAGGGATGCTCTGCGCAGGCTGATTTCGATGCGCAAGCAGAACGACAGCGTACAGAAGGATTCGATTCCGAATATGGACCGGTTCTTTGGAACCGAATTCCAGATTGCCGAACTATTCCTGTTCAAGCTTTCCGAAGTGGATAGCGCCATCGCGCGCCTTACCGGCATTATCGAGAATGCTGACGATTCGGCGAAGGTGCTGCGGGCATCGTATGCGCGGGCGTTTATATACGACGAATTCAAGGGCGATCCCGATACGGCCGAGGAACTCTACAAGGAAGTTATAGAGAAGTACCCGAATACCGAGTATGCCAAGCAGGCGCAGGTGAACCTCGGGATGAAGGTTACGGCGAAGACGCCGGACGACGAGGCACGGGACATGTATATGCGTGCCGAGAGCCTGTGGACCACGGCTTCGGAGATGCCTCTCGACCAGATGGAACTTGTGGACAGCGCATATGCGAACGCGTTCTATGTTTTCGATAGCCTGTACCAGCAGTATCCCGAGACGGAATCCGGCATACAGGCGCTCTACATGAAGGCTGTTTACTACCAGATGAATCCGGAAAGGCTTGATAGCGCGACGGCGGCCTACAAGGTGCTCCGCGACAAGCATGGTAGGACCCCGTGGGGCCAGTATGCTGCCACCGTGCTGAACAACAGAAGCATTACCTCGGATGCCGATATCGAGCGCCTGCGCAAGCGCGTGAAGCAGAGCCTGGAACACATCGACAAGCTTTCGGCGCAGTATTACGAGGCGTTGAACAAGAAGCCCGAAGAAAAGCAGACCGAAGTCAAGAGCAAGGAAGACGAAGTCCTCGAGAATACGTACAACAGCATGTACGATTTCGAGTAGTCGGGAGTATCCGGTGGCTTTCTCTTATAGACATTTTCAGGGGTGCATCCGCATCGCGGGTGTCGTCGCCCTGTCTATCCTGCTTTCGGGTTGTGCCGCCGGTAACGCGAAGATTGCTTCGCGCAAGGGTTACGTGCGGTTTCCGGAAAAACAGTATGCCTCGGGCGAGAAGGCGGAAATCGGGCTGAAGATTACCGGCGAGGCGAGTTATTATGGCCCCGGTTTCGACGGGAAGAAGACTGCGAGCGGGGAAATCTTTGACCAGGACGACTTTACCTGTGCACACAAGAGCCTGCCCTTTGGTACCAAGCTCAAGGTGGTGCGTGTCGATAACGGCATGAGTGTCGTCGTGCGCGTGAACGATCGCGGGCCCTATGTGGATGGCCGTATTCTGGACCTGAGCGTCGCTGCAGGTAAGGAGATCGGTCTCGACAAGGCTGGCCATGCCAAGGTTGTCGCAACCGTCATCGAATAAACAAAAAATTGGGGGAAATGCCAGAATGTCATATTTTGACATTCGGTGATTTTATATTTGGTGCTCAGAAAGTCACTTTCTTGTCTGTGTGGCTTTTTTCGAAAAAGAGGTAAAATATGATACGTAATGAACGCTTCCCGTGGGATTCGGGATTCTCCTCGTTCAAGCGCCGTATTGGCGAACAACTACAGCTAGGCGGTTTTACGGACGATATTGTCGATGATTCCGATTTACTTTCGTTCTACCGCATGGGGGAGAGCGAGACCTACGTGCTCAGCGCCCTCGGCTGCGCAGTCGGAATGTAGGATTTATTTCGCCCTGTAGCTTACGAAGCGTACGTTCCCGCAGAAGTCCTTGTGCGCTCCCTCAAATTCGAGCCAGGGGTAGTTGCCGGCTTCGGCCTGCAATACTTCTGCCTGTTCCGACCCGATTTCAAGGAGGATCGGGGCGCCTGCATTAAGCTTGCCTTCGGTCTGCTGGAGCATCTTGCGGACAAGCGAAAGGCCGTCGGGTCCGCCGTAGAGGGCGAGTGCCGGGTCGAACTTGTCCACCTCGGGCTGGAGCTTGCCTTTTTCGCTATCGGGAATGTAGGGGAGGTTTGCGATAAGGCAGTCGATTTTCGCCGCCGTAGCGCCCGCGGCCGTTGTCACGGCATCGCCCGTTACGGCGTCGAGCAGGTCGCCCTGTGCGAACTTCAACGTTTCGGCGAGGCCGTTGGCTTCCGCGTTTTCCTTCGCGAGCGCGAGCGCGTCGCTTGAAATGTCGGTAGCGAGAACGCGGGCTCCTTCGATTTCCTTCGCGCAGGCAATCGCGATGGCGCCTGTCCCGGTACCGACTTCAACGATAAACGGGCTGGCGTTATCTTTCAGGCGTTCCTTCGCCATGTCGATCAGTTCTTCCGTTTCCGGGCGCGGGACCAGCGCACGCGTGTCGCACTTGATGGTGTGCCCGCGGAAACTCGTGTCGCCCACGATATGTTGCAGCGGCTCGCGACTTGCGCGGCGCGCTACCAGCGGGCGGAGCTTGTCAAGTTCCGCTTCGGAAAGCGGCTTGTCGAAATTCAGGTAGAGGTCCATGCGCTTCTTGATGCCGAGCCCGAAGCAGATGATGTATTCCGCGTCGAGTCGCGCGTCGGGCACGCCTTTCTTCTCGAAGAATACTTTTGTCCTGTTCAGGATTTCGAGGACGGTCATCTGCGGCTTTGTGGGCATCTATCTACCTATAAAATGAATGCGGCTAGGCGTTAAACTTCCCGAGTTTTTCCTGGGCGTTCGCCATCTGGAGCCCGTTGATGATCTCGTCGAGGTCGCCGGTGATGACTTTGTCCAGGTTGTACAGCGTAAGGCCGATACGGTGGTCGGTCACGCGGTTCTGCGGGAAGTTGTAAGTGCGGATCTTGGCGCTACGGTCACCGGTACCCACGAGGGCCTTGCGGCTTGCGGCCTCTTCCTGTTCCTTCTTCGCGATGACGGCGTCAAGAATCTTGGAACGCAGCATTTCCATGGCGTGCAAGCGGTTCTGCAGCTGGCTGCGTTCGGTCTGACAGCTCACCACCACGCCCGTCGGGATATGGGTGAGTCGCACGGCGGAGTCCGTCTTGTTGATGTACTGGCCGCCAGCGCCCGAAGAACGGTAGGTGTCCATGTGGATGTCGGCTTCGCGGATTTCCACGTCGACTTCTTCTGCCTCGGGGAGGATGGCGACCGTCGCCGCCGACGTATGCACGCGGCCCTGCGTCTCTGTCTCGGGCACGCGCTGCACGCGGTGCACGCCGCTCTCGAACTTGAGAGTCCCGTACACGCTGTCGCCTTCGATGAACACGCGGATTTCCTTGTAGCCGCCCACGGTGCCTTCGCTTGCATCCTGGATGGTCATCTTCCAGCCCATGCGGCTGCAGTAGCCCTGGTACATGCGGAACAGGTCGCCCGCAAAGAGAGCCGATTCGTCGCCGCCGGTACCGCCGCGGATTTCGAGTGTTGCGTTGCGGTAGTCCCACGGATCCTTCGGCACCATCAGAATCTGCAGTTCGTCGGTCACGCCCGGCAGCTTTTTTTCGATATCCGAAATTTCGGCCTTGGCCATGGCGACCATCTCGGGGTCGGGATCGCCGAGTGCGGCCTTGTATTCGGCGAGGTCGTTTACCATCTGCAGGTATTCCTTCGCCTTCTGCACTGCCTTCTCGATACCCTTGTACTGCTTGTGTATCTTGTTGTAGCGGGCCTGGTCGGCGAGAACATCCGGGTTCCCGAGTTCCGATTCCAGTTCCTCGTACTTTTCAATCAGTTTTTGTGCCTTGTCTTTCATCGCGTGCAAATTTAGAAATTTTCTACTTTTCCTGCCATGCAGTTTACCCCGATAGGCACATTCTACGGCGATGCCGTGTACAAGTACGATGCTCCCCGGCAGGGGCGCCTGTTTGCGGGGCATCCGGGCCGGATTGAACTTGCTCCGGGGAACAACTACGAGATGGCGCTCCGCGACTTGGAAGGTTTCGAGCGCATCTGGGTCATATTCCAGTTTCACGAGAATGAGGGTTGGCGCCCGACGACGCGGCCGCCAGTGCCGCCGAAGGGCAAGGACCGCGTGGGCACTTTCGCTAGCCGGAGCCCCTACCGCCCGAACCCTATCGGGCTCAGCTGCGTGCGGCTCCTAAAAATTGAAGGCCTTACTTTGTATGTAGACGAAGCGGACTTGCTGAGCGGTACTCCGGTGCTCGATATCAAGCCGTATATCCCGATGGCGGACGCCTTCCCTAATGCGAAGGCAGGCTGGGTCGAGGAACAGGAAGGCGATTTGTGGACCGTCGATACGACCGCGGTATTTGCCGCGCAGGGCGGGTGGATTGCGGAACATAGCGAATTTGACCTGGACAGTTTTGCCAGGGTGCAACTTTCTCGCGGGAATTTTTCGAAGGATGTGTTCGACAGCTCGCGCCGGCGCCTGACCATCGACGAGAATGCAAGAACGGGTGTACTGGCCTACCGCACGTTCCGCATCCGTTTCCGTTACGATGAATCGGAACGCAGGGTGATGCTGGAAAGTATCGCGAGCGGCTATACTGCCGACGACTTGAAACCTGGCGCCGAAGACAAGTACGGCGACAAGCAGCTACATCGCGATTTCTTGATGTTTATGTCTCGTGACTGCCGTCGATAATCCACTGGCAG
The sequence above is drawn from the Fibrobacter sp. UWR2 genome and encodes:
- a CDS encoding T9SS type A sorting domain-containing protein; the encoded protein is MRMFSIASVSLGLAMASAAYAFTVTGTVKDESGKAVQNASVSLLGKALDTKTDATGAFTIHQDEAVTPGDSLGQGEPCVAGTPGCEGGSDALFQQRAAVGYLSVNGGVLSFSQGSGSPVHVQVFDMVGNRLLNETLYGSGTVDMKASVKAKGVYFARVRVGNAQQNFRFTADGSFNATFGTKTSAKALLKVGDSDDLRVVADGFDTLNVKLNNLDTTLALTLKKTAPPEPQYAYGWGLKNDPVPTRGCGKDTRLDYKYRGDKPYIDFKWSKGTRTVRIDIPKSYNKNKPYKLIFGMQCMGGWAGGVQDEGYYGLKPFDKDESVIFVAPEGNGNQAPWAQDDYLLFDELLAYLEGNFCIDSSRVFSTGFSYGSMFSNGLSWNHQDVLRAVAVYETAERNIWLPQRQNKGIGWMGVLGLDDNLCTPEMGRAARDIILTLNSENGKAKNEQAQEAQRNAAHKCYDYTTVEERFPVRWCTQSGGHIWDHKDPGQNKSWVPETTWDFFSKF
- a CDS encoding ATP-binding cassette domain-containing protein, producing MEFKRFEALIEMFPQVQIFSTEGEDLDRVITHFLNQQKNVSTMSEAMQRKIQHALAPFFQQRFISLHDEEAPLVRHLLLKKKFFLQTDRYIDDMAWPETDPAKIDEALAIAELSPEILERKLLSLSNGELRRVLLARMWMEKPEWIYFNDLFGGLDPEYRSHLAMSVVELSKRPGVKLTVRLAREDELLPEIPAFVYANKTFTQYAGELPSAAAKPKFTKAELKDYEIVELHGAKGDPRLRGDDEPVGRGDDDKVLFDLKNVNVQFGDTTVLKNLNWTVRKGEHWAVMGENGAGKSTLLGMLTADHPQIYKNDITLLGERPGRGLNIWDHKAKLGFFSPELALQYREDLNLQEVLCTGFTPNLCKMDNTTWEERAKAKEWLEYLGFSDIHERYRNLSPIDKRVVLMARAAIRPPEVLLLDEPTQGLQGEYREKIFNLLQLLSHETTIILVSHYEEEWPPCMTHLLRMPKFSTR
- a CDS encoding lipopolysaccharide assembly protein LapB; its protein translation is MSHSSASARKAAYWFLAVCCGALLALGGYKAYEEFGPSKVSVEAVPFGLPSAGSVARGDTPDLNAGVSSLPVQTQAELRRAVELSHGGNYQAAIEIFESIVMIYPDILKVQWEELNTLFEKDSLSEREDYRMKQFAEMLKARYPGGVAVYIESRLAARASNTTLAIQLAQVAAEKAPALYDARLWFAKLLLRDGRLAQAAAESRTAISLSAGADPRAYEIMAKLYHDQGQLDSCSAVVEYALTQFPVNMELHLLQGYLAEYRGHFDAADRIYQRILALDPNFKKASEAEATLGEKSPPGTGAAVNLTPRDRAQMAVDILAPLVERYPENLPLREALGLSYLKGREFDRARAQFQEILNRDPEYPDIRLRLQESNVTKPAPVSAADGLAANLNRALDSIKGTNAPSKEHDFTTMLGHYLVRYGATPGEFFKKYAIGNFRPIKTNVWQETFYEGTYKHTYTVVFDSLNHFREVHVVVSDSSVKSNHMGMAPEIFTRLLKQNSRISGIGSSTGETDCGDSTVLDASVWETQDNFEILARVVGKPSEIRMVRFDKTALPPGLKLCDYIPYLKEF
- a CDS encoding DUF971 domain-containing protein produces the protein MIQPKKIFRTKDGRLGFEWSDGSRGACTIRALRLACPCALCVDEHTGEKLLDDSTIPCDIQLQKVQSIGRYAAGLTFSDGHNSGIYPYDKLKELTEKA
- a CDS encoding RNA polymerase sigma factor RpoD/SigA; the encoded protein is MSDFNEALYFRDLNRYPTLSPQEEMALLTIIRSDESEEIRKSALQRLIRGNLRFVVSVARKYQGRGLALLDLINEGNLGLFKAAKRFDMDKDVKFISYAVWWIRQSIQKALFEQVGAVRIPPNKLALVNRFKRALMLNGGDYDKTISMEEFAPFERDIVEVMEKIVDISLDAPIGDDVGGGSSDSVSTLMDVLGSDGNQDDDMEKDERKKLIQETLASLPRREEEILRMFYGLDTVEDTTLKDIGEDLRLSRERVRQIKNKTLRRLQKSKEHKEKLADFLEL
- a CDS encoding Mrp/NBP35 family ATP-binding protein — translated: MVLNEQTIMNALRAVQDPDLHKNIVELGFVQNLKIEGDKVNFDLRLTTPACPIRDKFKDQCIAIVKSLGASEVEVTFTAQGRVDGGNAATQAPKTSYIGEVSHVVAVASGKGGVGKSTVTANLAMALSLSGARVGILDADIYGPSMGLMFGIDRAPEVFDDNTIAPVEAKGGISIVSMCMFADSDKATIWRGPMVSQMIQHFIHHVRWGKLDYLLVDFPPGTGDIQLTLTQNCPMAGAVVVTTPQEVALADCRKGLAMFDSVGVPVVGVVENMSYFICDQCGKHHNIFREGGGERIAKSWGVPLIAKVPLEPAVAGCGDEGTPAVLRYPNSESAKAFMQAADATVRTLAMFEAEGDGVLKNFNFEFEQLPVEDA